From the Clupea harengus chromosome 15, Ch_v2.0.2, whole genome shotgun sequence genome, one window contains:
- the LOC105893695 gene encoding pre-mRNA-splicing regulator WTAP: MTNEEPLPKKVRLSESDLKTLTREELCARWKQHDAYVQVLEAKYADLNSNDVTGLKESEEKLKQQQQESARRENILVMRLATKEQEMQECTTQIQYLKQVQQPSAAQLRSSMVDPAINLIFLKMKAELEQTKDKLEQAQNELSAWKFTPDSQTGKKLMGKCRMLIQENQELGRQLSQGRIAQLEAELALQKKYSEELKSSQDELNDFIIQLDEEVEGMQSTILTLQQQLKDTRQQLTQPPQAQGASATATAGPSRTAPSSPSTSSEPGAQTEPGPTPGTSATGKDCGRVTNGPTNGNNSGQRGGAAASGVAGLYQEGSSMEEDFPPSPLASSPAHGEGSKLSNHSEEAASQGGGERFVRRLSVGYESVDSPTGSEASATQHSNDTDSNADSHEAATAPVAKGSRTAGTRHATQNGLDSAAAAAAAAATTSATVTTNSSSTGSVL; the protein is encoded by the exons ATGACTAATGAGGAACCTCTCCCGAAGAAG GTTCGCCTTAGTGAATCTGATTTGAAGACCCTGACCAGAGAAGAATTATGTGCAAG GTGGAAACAGCATGATGCCTATGTCCAGGTTCTTGAAGCGAAATATGCTGATTTAAACT CGAACGATGTGACGGGGCTGAAGGAGTCTGAGGAGAagctgaagcagcagcagcaggagtccGCACGCAGGGAGAACATTCTAGTCATGCGGCTGGCCACCAAGGAACAGGAGATGCAGGAGTGCACA ACTCAGATCCAGTACCTGAAGCAAGTCCAGCAGCCCAGCGCCGCCCAGCTCCGGTCCTCCATGGTCGACCCTGCCATCAACTTAATTTTCCTCAAAATGAAGGCTGAACTGGAACAGACTAAAGACAAACTGGAGCAAGCCCAAAATGAACTGAGTGCCTGGAAATTTACACCTGATAG CCAGACGGGTAAGAAGCTGATGGGCAAGTGTCGCATGCTGATCCAGGAGAACCAGGAGCTGGGCAGGCAGTTGTCCCAGGGTCGCATCGCCCAGCTGGAGGCCGAGCTCGCCTTACAGAAGAAGTACAGCGAGGAGCTGAAGAGCAGCCAGGACG AACTGAACGACTTCATCATCCAGCtggatgaggaggtggaggggatgCAGAGCACCATCCTGacgctgcagcagcagctgaaggACACGCGGCAGCAGCTCACCCAGCCGCCTCAGGCCCAGGGCGCCTCCGCCACAGCGACCGCCGGGCCCAGCAGGaccgccccctcctccccctccacctcctccgagCCCGGCGCCCAGACTGAACCCGGCCCAACCCCCGGAACCAGCGCCACCGGGAAGGACTGCGGAAGGGTCACCAACGGCCCCACCAATGGGAACAACAGCGGCCAGCGAGGGGGCGCGGCGGCCTCGGGAGTGGCAGGGCTGTACCAGGAGGGCAGCAGCATGGAGGAAGACTTCCCGCCATCGCCGTTGGCGTCAAGCCCGGCCCACGGGGAGGGCTCCAAGCTGTCGAACCACTCGGAGGAGGCGGCTAGCCAGGGGGGCGGGGAAAGGTTTGTGAGGCGGCTGAGCGTGGGTTACGAGAGCGTGGACTCCCCGACGGGAAGCGAAGCCTCCGCCACCCAGCACTCCAACGACACGGACTCCAACGCCGATTCACACGAGGCCGCCACCGCCCCCGTCGCCAAGGGCAGCAGGACTGCTGGGACACGGCACGCCACGCAGAATGGCCTGGACTCTGCTGCagccgccgctgctgccgcgGCAACCACCAGCGCCACGGTGACTACTAACTCCTCCTCCACAGGGTCTGTTTTGTAA